The stretch of DNA AGTATGTCAGTAGTTGTGTTTTTAAATGGATTTCATTAGTGCTTAGCAATTGGGAGCTTGGTGGACCATCTCTTGGTTTCTGTCAGTATGTAAACCAGAAACTTCAAATGTGTCGAAAAAGATGAGCAGAACTATCCTGAGGCTCTTTAAAGTCTTTTAATCTGTCCTTAGTGTGAAATCTTAAATCTTTGAACAAAAAAATTCACTGTCTATCTCTCTGAATTCGTTGTCCTTacaggagagaaaaatcaaagtaagTTAGTAACTATTCAAGACAGAGAATCAGAAGAGCTTTCTTGCTGGCAAATCTGGCAACAAATTGCAAATGACTTAACCAGGTGTCAAGACTCCATGATCAGTAATTCTCAATTTCACAAACAAGGTGATTTCCCTTGCCAGGTAGGGGCAGAACTGTCTATTCAAATTTCCGAAGATGAGAACTATACAGTAAATAAAGCAGATGGTCCCAGTGATACTGGAAATCCAGAGTTTCCTATCTTGAGAACCCAGGATTCTTGGAGGAAGACATTCCTGACTGAATCACAGAGATTGAACAGAGATCAGCAAatttccataaaaaataaattatatcaatgTAAGAAGGGTGTTGATCCCATCAGTTGGATTTCACATCATGATGATCATAGAGTACACAGAAGTGACAAGTCTTATAGACCCAATGATTATGAAAAAGACAATATGAAGATTTCAACATTTGATCAGAATAGCATAATTCACACAGGACAGAAATCTTACCAGTGTAATGAGTGTAAAAAACCCTTCAGTGATCTCTCCAGCTTTGGTCTTCATCAGCAGTTACAATCAGGAGAGAAGTCTCTTACCTGTGTTGAACGTGGAAAAGGCTTCTGTTACAGCCCAGTTCTTCCTGTTCATCAGAAAGTACATGTGGGAGAAAAACTTAAGTATGATGACTGTCGTAAGGAGTTCAGTCAGGGCACTCATCTACAGACCCATCAGAAAGTCCACGTGATagagaaaccatacaaatgtaaGCAATGTGGGAAAGGTTTCAGTCGTAGATCAGCCCTTAATGTTCATTGTAAGGTCCACACGGGAGAGAAACCTTATAATTGTGAGGAGTGTGGGAGGGCCTTCAGTCAGGCCTCTCATCTTCAGGACCATCAGAGACTCCACACTGGGGAGAAGCCATTCAAATGTGATGCATGTGGTAAGAGTTTCAGTCGGAATTCACATCTTCAATCCCATCAAAGAgttcatacaggagagaaaccatacaaatgtgaGGAGTGTGGTAAGGGCTTCATTTGTAGCTCAAATCTTTACATTCATCAGAGAGTCCACACAGGAGAAAAACCCTATAAATGTGAGGAATGTGGCAAAGGCTTTAGTCGGCCTTCAAGTCTTCAGGCCCATCAGGGAGTCCACACTGGAGAGAAGTCATACATATGTACTGTATGTGGGAAAGGCTTTACTCTGAGTTCAAATCTTCAAGCCCATCAGAGAgtccacactggagagaagccatACAAATGCGGTGAGTGTGGGAAGAGCTTCAGGAGGAACTCCCATTATCAAGTTCATCTAGTGgtccacacaggagagaaaccctacaaatgtgagaTATGTGGGAAGGGCTTCAGTCAAAGTTCATATCTTCAAATCCATCAGAAGGC from Rhinopithecus roxellana isolate Shanxi Qingling chromosome 12, ASM756505v1, whole genome shotgun sequence encodes:
- the ZNF226 gene encoding zinc finger protein 226, with the translated sequence MNMFQEAVTFNDVAVAFTEEELGLLGPAQRKLYRDVMVENFRNLLSVGHQPFKQDVSPIERNEQLWMTTATQRQRNLGEKNQSKLVTIQDRESEELSCWQIWQQIANDLTRCQDSMISNSQFHKQGDFPCQVGAELSIQISEDENYTVNKADGPSDTGNPEFPILRTQDSWRKTFLTESQRLNRDQQISIKNKLYQCKKGVDPISWISHHDDHRVHRSDKSYRPNDYEKDNMKISTFDQNSIIHTGQKSYQCNECKKPFSDLSSFGLHQQLQSGEKSLTCVERGKGFCYSPVLPVHQKVHVGEKLKYDDCRKEFSQGTHLQTHQKVHVIEKPYKCKQCGKGFSRRSALNVHCKVHTGEKPYNCEECGRAFSQASHLQDHQRLHTGEKPFKCDACGKSFSRNSHLQSHQRVHTGEKPYKCEECGKGFICSSNLYIHQRVHTGEKPYKCEECGKGFSRPSSLQAHQGVHTGEKSYICTVCGKGFTLSSNLQAHQRVHTGEKPYKCGECGKSFRRNSHYQVHLVVHTGEKPYKCEICGKGFSQSSYLQIHQKAHSVEKPFKCEECGQGFNQSSRLQIHQLIHKGEKPYKCEECGKGFSRRADLKIHCRIHTGEKPYNCEECGKVFRQASNLLAHQRVHSGEKPFKCEECGKSFGRSAHLQAHQKVHTGEKPYKCDECGKGFKWSLNLDMHQRVHTGEKPYKCGECGKYFSQASSLQLHQSVHTGEKPYKCDMCGKVFSRSSQLQSHQRVHTGEKPYKCEICGKSFSWRSNLTIHHRIHVGDKSYKNNGGGKNIRESTQEKKSIK